A region from the Phycisphaeraceae bacterium genome encodes:
- a CDS encoding SprT-like domain-containing protein yields the protein MDLTDARQLAVELMRQHGLSGWMFCFDHARRRFGSCKPGRKQITLSRHLTFLNSPEQVRDTLLHEIAHALTPGDGHGSRWKAKCREIGANPKRCYDDTEVVSPPRRLGAYVVSCTTCGWSVSRHRASARKLICRKCRNPVKVQARILQR from the coding sequence ATGGACCTCACTGACGCCCGACAGCTCGCGGTCGAACTGATGCGGCAGCATGGTCTGAGTGGATGGATGTTTTGCTTCGATCACGCCAGACGTCGCTTTGGTTCCTGCAAGCCGGGACGAAAACAGATCACGCTTTCACGGCATCTGACTTTCCTTAACTCTCCGGAGCAGGTCCGCGATACGCTCCTTCATGAGATCGCCCACGCCTTGACGCCAGGCGATGGTCACGGCAGCCGATGGAAAGCCAAGTGTCGTGAGATCGGTGCCAATCCCAAGCGGTGCTACGACGATACGGAAGTGGTTTCGCCCCCGCGACGTTTAGGGGCTTACGTCGTCAGTTGCACGACGTGCGGCTGGTCGGTGTCCCGTCACCGGGCTTCAGCGCGGAAACTGATTTGTCGAAAGTGCAGAAACCCGGTAAAGGTTCAAGCACGCATTCTTCAAAGATAG
- a CDS encoding methyltransferase domain-containing protein, with protein MSQYVHIDSNVNILHGEEARQRLAQENDRAYLTNGRGVTRVDHTRWKKAQQAEHTHWFHHSITADSDRNEGHFEGFNGYRALRGRQFENAIELGCGPFTNMRLIADVCRVKQTTLLDPLIARYLSHPHCGYDQNALRLQYSAWLHVPQFLRKPIDSFRWWRRYPNWHRRLTSGHTLPIKRMIDSAIEAMPTDDRYDLVVIINVIEHCYDIEAVFERILTTTQVGGYLVFQDRLYTHDEVASKVDHHYDAAHPLRIDGDLLRYFLAANFEPQFERERTEAILQRDENGKYQQVGSEDVIYFIGRRKPRTVRFEPKQNA; from the coding sequence ATGTCTCAATACGTACACATCGACTCGAACGTCAATATTCTCCACGGCGAGGAAGCCCGTCAGCGGCTTGCCCAGGAAAATGACCGGGCTTATCTCACCAATGGCCGCGGCGTCACGCGCGTGGACCATACTCGCTGGAAAAAGGCGCAGCAGGCAGAGCACACACACTGGTTTCACCACAGCATCACCGCCGACAGCGATCGCAACGAAGGACATTTCGAGGGATTTAACGGCTATCGTGCGCTGCGTGGCCGGCAGTTTGAGAACGCCATCGAGCTGGGCTGCGGACCATTTACCAACATGCGACTGATTGCCGACGTTTGCCGTGTCAAGCAGACAACGCTGCTCGATCCGCTGATAGCCCGCTACCTGAGCCATCCGCACTGCGGTTATGACCAGAACGCCCTGCGTCTGCAATATTCCGCGTGGCTGCATGTGCCGCAGTTTCTGCGCAAGCCGATCGATTCTTTTCGCTGGTGGCGTCGCTATCCGAATTGGCACCGCCGGCTGACCAGCGGGCATACTTTGCCTATTAAGCGGATGATCGACTCCGCCATCGAAGCGATGCCGACGGACGATCGCTACGACCTGGTGGTGATTATCAACGTCATCGAGCATTGTTACGACATTGAAGCGGTTTTTGAAAGGATTCTCACCACGACCCAGGTTGGCGGATACCTGGTCTTTCAGGATCGCTTGTACACGCATGACGAGGTCGCCAGCAAGGTGGATCACCACTACGACGCAGCCCATCCGCTGCGGATCGATGGTGATTTACTGCGATATTTCCTGGCCGCAAACTTCGAACCGCAGTTTGAACGCGAACGCACCGAAGCGATTCTCCAGCGCGATGAGAATGGAAAATATCAGCAAGTCGGCAGCGAGGACGTGATTTACTTCATTGGGCGCCGCAAACCGCGAACCGTTCGGTTTGAGCCTAAACAGAACGCATGA
- a CDS encoding ankyrin repeat domain-containing protein produces the protein MADSNSPHSSRHLHGRKRLPVNPSAEHLRKQAKRRSKSEGLQLSEAQQKLATEYGCRNWAELMHMVENMGRNATTLIGDGNSRFEPLPTVVRQRDLDAVRRILKSGEFTPHDLDAGLAHAAWYGGDAPSVLEVRKQIFDLLLEYGADPDGQYGSNYGPIVFGCGECLSLEGLTWLIEAGCDVSFPPVNTKYGKQCALSYVLGTYARGNNTTKHRMIDLLLQSGAFIPSEITPALLAIHRGDANELRRLIDAAPSLTQQTFHDMPYGNMLLAGGTLLHCAIEFNEIECLDLLLDCGADINARAEVIDGIGGQTPIFHLIATNQDDDSTLQHLIKRLGRKIDTKIAATFRLSNGERLVQPVTPLEYGVISADPKRESWQRARPQVVSLLLEAGADPNQRGADGDALLCRAAETGPVAVVELLLCHGARNWIADGHGKLAIDRAREGAAKDKDTIITLLSDVRILDPDFRAAVNAIDSGDETGLKVLLRQRPELVRMRAEEEGWYAGPYFRHPTLLHFIAQNPHRGSRKVPSNICDIAQAIINAGADVSATTEDNQGSSTLALMASCSILREQGLQIPLIELLVKNGAIPDEGMDAAISQHETIAANVLLRLGARLTLLSAAALGQIVELKHLLSQQPTEAARLTAAQAAATYGQVVAIHLLLDSGLDVNARLPHPYAPTLLHQAAWYGHRSLVNELLSRGADPSLRDSQFQGTPGDWAKHNGHSEIAEILKSRQ, from the coding sequence ATGGCCGACTCCAATTCGCCGCATTCCTCCCGCCATCTGCACGGGAGGAAACGCCTTCCGGTCAATCCTTCCGCTGAACATCTTCGCAAACAAGCCAAACGTCGCAGTAAGTCGGAAGGCTTACAACTCAGCGAAGCTCAACAGAAGCTGGCCACCGAGTACGGATGCCGAAATTGGGCCGAGCTGATGCACATGGTTGAGAATATGGGTCGTAACGCAACCACACTGATCGGCGATGGGAACTCACGATTTGAGCCATTGCCGACCGTGGTACGCCAACGCGATCTCGATGCGGTGCGTCGTATTCTGAAGTCAGGTGAATTTACACCGCATGATCTTGATGCAGGCCTCGCACATGCAGCCTGGTATGGCGGCGACGCTCCAAGCGTGCTGGAGGTCCGTAAACAAATTTTCGATCTGCTCCTGGAATACGGTGCCGACCCGGACGGTCAGTACGGCAGTAACTACGGCCCCATCGTTTTCGGCTGCGGTGAGTGCCTCTCACTTGAAGGCTTGACCTGGCTGATCGAAGCGGGTTGCGATGTGTCATTTCCGCCTGTCAACACCAAGTACGGCAAGCAGTGTGCCTTGTCATACGTATTGGGTACCTATGCTCGCGGCAACAACACCACCAAACACCGGATGATCGACCTGCTGCTGCAGTCTGGAGCTTTCATACCTTCCGAGATTACACCGGCATTACTGGCGATCCATCGTGGAGACGCGAATGAGTTAAGAAGACTCATCGACGCGGCCCCTTCTCTGACGCAACAGACCTTCCACGACATGCCCTATGGGAACATGCTGCTGGCTGGCGGCACCCTGCTGCACTGTGCCATTGAGTTCAATGAAATCGAATGCCTCGACCTGCTGCTGGACTGCGGCGCGGACATTAATGCGCGGGCTGAAGTGATCGATGGCATAGGCGGACAAACACCCATATTTCATCTCATTGCGACCAATCAGGATGATGATTCAACGCTGCAACATCTGATCAAACGACTCGGACGGAAGATTGATACAAAAATTGCTGCGACCTTCCGTCTGTCAAATGGAGAACGACTCGTCCAACCGGTTACTCCATTGGAGTATGGGGTCATCTCCGCTGATCCGAAGCGTGAATCATGGCAACGAGCACGTCCGCAAGTCGTGTCCTTGCTCCTCGAAGCTGGTGCCGATCCCAATCAACGTGGAGCCGATGGAGATGCGCTTCTCTGCCGAGCTGCGGAAACTGGACCGGTAGCAGTCGTGGAATTATTGCTCTGTCATGGTGCTCGTAATTGGATCGCCGATGGACACGGCAAACTCGCGATAGACCGAGCACGTGAAGGGGCAGCCAAGGACAAAGACACGATAATCACGCTGCTCAGTGACGTGAGGATTCTGGATCCCGATTTTCGAGCCGCAGTAAACGCTATCGATTCGGGCGATGAAACCGGACTGAAGGTACTTCTTCGCCAGCGGCCGGAATTGGTGCGTATGCGTGCCGAAGAGGAGGGCTGGTATGCTGGCCCCTACTTTCGCCATCCCACTCTCCTGCACTTCATTGCACAAAACCCACATCGAGGTTCCAGAAAGGTACCGTCGAATATCTGTGATATTGCTCAAGCGATAATCAACGCAGGAGCTGATGTCTCAGCGACCACCGAGGACAATCAAGGCAGTTCAACACTGGCGTTGATGGCGTCCTGTTCGATCCTCAGAGAACAGGGGCTTCAAATTCCACTCATTGAATTGCTTGTCAAAAACGGTGCTATTCCTGATGAGGGTATGGACGCTGCCATCAGTCAGCACGAGACAATCGCAGCAAACGTGCTACTACGGCTTGGAGCAAGGCTCACCCTGTTATCCGCCGCCGCTTTGGGTCAGATTGTCGAGCTTAAACACCTGTTGTCACAACAACCCACAGAGGCCGCTCGCCTCACGGCAGCCCAGGCAGCAGCCACTTACGGACAGGTTGTAGCCATCCATCTGCTTCTGGACAGCGGGCTAGATGTGAACGCCAGGCTGCCACATCCTTATGCTCCGACATTACTGCACCAGGCTGCCTGGTACGGCCACCGCTCGTTGGTAAACGAACTACTCTCACGCGGAGCGGACCCATCGCTGCGTGATTCCCAGTTTCAAGGAACACCAGGGGATTGGGCTAAGCACAATGGCCATTCAGAAATTGCGGAAATACTTAAATCCCGACAATAA